A DNA window from Brassica napus cultivar Da-Ae chromosome A4, Da-Ae, whole genome shotgun sequence contains the following coding sequences:
- the LOC106448424 gene encoding probable serine/threonine-protein kinase DDB_G0268876, protein MEQFRQIGEVLGSLNALMVLQDDILINQRQCCLLLEIFSLAFTTIAEEIRQNLKLEEKHTKWKALEQPLRELYRVFKEGELYVKHCMDNSDWWGKVINLHQNKDCVEFHIHNLFCYFPAVIEAIEAAGEISGLDPSEMERRRVVISRKYDREWNDPKLFQWRFGKQYLVPKDICSRFENSWREDRWKLVEALQEKRKSNSNEIGKTEKRLADLLLKKLTGLEQFNGKLFPSWILVVSKDYQVKRRLDGDGHYKEIQWFGDSFVVRHFFNDLEPLSSEISSLLALCHPNIHQYLCGFYDEERKECFLVMELMHKDLQSYMKENCGPRRRYLFSVSVVVDIMMQIARGMEYLHGNDIFHGDLNPTNILLKERCHTEGYFHAKISCFGLSSVKSQSSSSSRASTHDPVIWYAPEVLAEMEQGTKTLKSKLTHKADVYSFGMVCFELITGKVPFEDSHLQGEQMAINIRMGERPLFPFPSPKYLVSLIKRCWHSEPSQRPNFSSICRILRYIKKFLVVNPDHGHPQIQIPLVDCWDLEARYLRKFPGELGSHMASVSQIPFQLYSYRVLEREKMNPTNSKESSSTEASESEVEDPPNAVIIRDTKSLCLDTISEYSDTRSVYSEAPIKKVSASKNSDELVKLRKSPSLGSSTKLRSTGTSPVKTRSSPKALPLSSFGRSIKTRKDSRLPLSPMSPLSPRRRRVQTGHASDSELT, encoded by the exons ATGGAGCAGTTCAGACAAATCGGCGAAGTTCTTGGAAGTCTAAATGCTCTCATGGTATTACAAGACGATATCTTGATCAACCAAAGACAATGTTGTTTGCTGTTAGAAATCTTCAGCTTAGCTTTCACCACCATTGCCGAAGAAATCAGACAGAATCTAAAACTCGAGGAGAAACACACCAAATGGAAAGCCCTTGAACAGCCGTTAAGAGAGCTTTACAGAGTGTTTAAAGAAGGAGAGTTATACGTCAAGCATTGCATGGACAACAGTGACTGGTGGGGCAAAGTAATCAATCTTCATCAGAACAAAGACTGTGTTGAGTTTCACATACACAACTTGTTCTGCTACTTCCCGGCGGTCATCGAAGCGATCGAGGCTGCGGGAGAGATCTCGGGCCTCGACCCGAGCGAGATGGAGAGAAGGAGAGTTGTGATCTCGAGAAAGTACGATAGAGAGTGGAATGATCCTAAGCTCTTTCAATGGAGGTTTGGGAAACAGTATCTGGTTCCAAAGGATATCTGCAGCAGGTTCGAGAATTCGTGGAGAGAAGACAGATGGAAACTAGTGGAGGCATTGCAAGAAAAGAGGAAATCAAACAGCAACGAGATCGGAAAGACGGAGAAGCGCTTAGCTGATCTGCTTTTGAAGAAGCTAACCGGTTTGGAGCAGTTTAACGGTAAACTGTTTCCGAGCTGGATACTTGTCGTCTCAAAGGATTACCAGGTGAAAAGGAGGTTAGATGGAGACGGACATTACAAGGAGATTCAATGGTTTGGTGATAGTTTTGTTGTGAGACACTTCTTCAACGATCTTGAGCCGTTGAGTTCTGAGATTTCATCTCTTTTAGCGCTTTGTCATCCGAATATACATCAGTACCTGTGTGGATTCTATGACGAAGAGAGGAAAGAATGTTTTCTGGTTATGGAGTTAATGCACAAAGATTTGCAGAGCTACATGAAGGAGAATTGCGGACCAAGAAGAAGATATCTCTTCTCTGTTTCCGTCGTGGTTGATATCATGATGCAGATTGCGAGAGGAATGGAGTATCTCCATGGGAATGATATCTTCCATGGAGATTTAAACCCGACGAATATTCTATTGAAAGAGAGATGCCACACCGAAGGTTATTTCCACGCGAAAATCTCCTGTTTTGGTTTATCTTCGGTCAAATCTcagtcttcttcatcctcaagaGCAAGCACTCATGATCCTGTGATATGGTATGCACCTGAAGTTCTAGCAGAAATGGAGCAAGGAACAAAAACTCTGAAATCGAAGCTGACGCATAAAGCTGATGTGTACAGCTTTGGGATGGTTTGTTTTGAGCTGATAACAGGTAAAGTACCTTTTGAAGATAGTCATCTTCAAGGTGAGCAAATGGCTATCAACATTAGAATGGGAGAGAGACCTCTTTTCCCTTTCCCTTCACCCAAGTACCTCGTTAGTCTGATCAAACGGTGTTGGCACTCAGAACCGAGCCAGCGTCCCAACTTCTCTTCCATCTGCAGGATACTACGCTACATCAAGAAGTTCCTAGTTGTGAATCCGGACCATGGTCACCCTCAGATTCAAATTCCACTAGTTGACTGTTGGGATTTGGAAGCAAGGTACTTGAGAAAGTTCCCAGGTGAGTTAGGGTCCCACATGGCGTCGGTGAGTCAGATCCCTTTCCAGCTATACTCATACCGAGTTTTGGAAAGAGAGAAAATGAATCCAACAAACTCAAAAGAAAGCAGTAGTACAGAGGCAAGCGAATCAGAAGTTGAAGATCCACCTAATGCCGTGATAATAAGAGATACAAAGTCTTTGTGTTTAGATACAATATCTGAATACTCGGATACAAGATCAGTTTACTCAGAAGCTCCCATCAAAAAGGTCTCAGCTTCAAAGAACAGTGACGAATTGGTAAAGCTCAGAAAAAGTCCAAGCTTAG GGTCGTCAACAAAGTTGAGATCAACCGGAACTTCGCCTGTAAAAACAAGATCATCACCAAAAGCATTACCCTTGAGTTCATTTGGAAGAAGCATAAAAACGAGGAAGGATAGTCGATTGCCTTTGAGTCCAATGAGTCCACTAAGTCCAAGGAGACGTAGAGTACAAACTGGTCATGCTTCTGACTCGGAGCTTACTTAG